Within the Photobacterium swingsii genome, the region ATTGTGGTGCAGTAACCCTTTCGGTGTTGTTGGTTCACCAAACTGTTCGATGTATTTCGGGGATGTGCATATCATCCAGCGGGAGTTGAAAATATGGCGAGCAATTAAGCTTGAGTCTTCCAAGTACCCCGTTCGAATCACCAGATCAAAGTTGTCCGCGACCAAATCAACAAAGTGGTTATCCATCGACATTTCAATGGTTAGCCCTGGGTGGCTTTGACAAAAGTCCGATAGGGCTTCGGCGAGCAAGAGTTCACCTGAAATCGTAGGTACGGATACGCGAATATTGCCTGACAGTGCTTCGCTATAGCCTGTAACGGCATCAAAAGCGGATTGCGCGACTTGGTTTATTTCTTTGGCGCGGTGAAACAATACAGATCCAGGTTCTGTTAGCGTCAGCTTTCGTGTTGTGCGGTAAATCAGTTGCACACCAAGCTCATTTTCTAACTTACTGATGCGCTTACTGACGACGGATTTAGTAATTTTGTTTATTTCAGCGACCTTACTGAAGGAGCCATGCTCGATCACTTGGGTAAATAACACTAAATCGTCGATTTGAGGCATACAAGAACTCGTTAATGGTAATAAATCAGGTGTGTAGGAGACTAGTATAAAGCTAAAAAGGCTATGCTCCAATGAAGCATAGCCTCGTTCACTTGATTAACGATCTGACTTAGAGATCGTCGATAATCACGTATGTTGCGTAAACTGGGCCGTGCACACCAACTACTTTGATTAATTCAATATCGGCGGTTGAACTTGGCCCAGAAATGAAGTTAACACATGATGGCATGCGCTCACCGTTTTTCGCTTTTTCGTGTAACTTAGCTGTCGCTTGGGTTAAGCGCGCGACTAGCGTGCTTTTAGGGACAACAAACACTGAGGCTTCAGGTAGCAAACTGATTGCTCGACCTTGCGCTGGGTTGCTGTACAGCACCATGGTGCCTGATTCTGCTAAAGCTTGCTCTGCAAATACCACCCCCACTTTTGCACGTTCGGCCACTTCAATATTAGGCGCGTAGCCTAATTCAGGGTTCCACACGTGCACGTGGTGGGTGTCTGTCTTAAGCTGGTCTAGGTTCACTAAATCCAATAAGCGAGGATCAGCAGACAGCACAGTTTCTTCCACTTTCGCTGGGGCATTTGCGTCTTGCGTTTCATCTGTGCAGTATTTCTCACACACCATCGCAAGCGTGTTGGTGAGTTCAGCTTGCGTTGTTTCAACCGCATGCGCACCAAGTGCGGTATGGGTGTAATCGATCAGTGCTGTTTTTAGCTCATCTAAACTGTAGTCAGCCATGACTTCTTGGTGACAAATGTACTTTAGGGCAGGGCGCTCAACCGCTTCGATTTGGCGAGGGCGGCCTAGTTTTTCTGCAATGTTATCTAAGAAACTGTCGCGATTATGAATTTGACTCATGATTGCCACTCCTCGTTATTTTCTGTTTTTGAACCAGCTACGGAAAGATTGACCGTCTGGTTTTGGTAGATCGCGTGCTTCCGTCCATTCACTAATTGCACCCATGTTGACGGGTAGTTTGCCATTTCGGATCAAGCCACTTGCCATAGTTGCACCTACGCGTACTGTGGTATCCCATAAGATTGGGCGAGCATTAATGAAGTTAAATACACCCACAGAGGCACGTTCAGTTAATGGCGTGACTTTTTCTTCACCCATTTTTTGACGGTGTTTCAGTAACAAGTCCGACAGTGGGATTTTCACAGGGCAGACATCATGACAAGCTTTACACAAACTACAGGCGTAAGGCAGGTCTTTGAAATCATCGTACCCCCCCAATAATGGTGATAGAACCGCACCAATTGGGCCAGAATAGATAGAACCGTAAGATTGGCCACCAATGTGACGGTAAGCAGGGCAAGTGTTGACACATGCTGCACAACGAACACAACGGAGAATATCGCGGAATTCTGAACCTAAGATATCTGAGCGACCGTTATCGACGATCACTAAATGGAACTCTTCTGGACCGTCGGTTTGTCCATCTTCTCGTGGACCCGTTAACGCGGTGACATAGCCTGTTAATGGCAAACCCACAGCACTACGACATAGCAAACTGATCACTATATCCAGTTCTTCAAAAGTCGGAACGATACGCTCCATACCCATGACGGCAATATGTGTTTTTGGCAAGCTGGTGGCTAGGCGAGCGTTACCTTCATTGGTCACTAGGGTGACAGTACCTGACTCGGCAACGGCAAAGTTACAACCTGTGATACCTATGTCAGCTTCAAGGAAGTCATGGCGAATGTAATCACGCACGTATCGTGTTAATTCTTCAGGGTCTTCACTGCCTTGGTAGCCAATTTTTTCTTGGAAAATGTCACGAATTTGGTAACGGTTTTTGTGTAATGCTGGCACCACGATGTGCGACGGTGGATCGCAGTCATCAACTTGTAGAATGTATTCACCTAAATCGGTTTCTACCACCTCGCAGCCGTTACGCTCAATCACATGGTTCAGGTTAATTTCTTCCGTCACCATAGATTTAGACTTAACCACTTTCTTGGCATTTTTCGCTTGAATAATGCTTTCAACGTAGCTGGTTGCTTCTTCAGCCGTACTGGCAAAGAAAACCTGACCACCATTTTTTTCAACGTTTTCACTCAGCTGATGTAGGTAGTAATCCAAGTTTTCAAGCACATGGTTACGAATATCCATGCCCATTTCACGCCACTCTTCCCAGTTACCTAGCTTATCAGCTGCCTTTTGGCGGTTGGCATACATACGGGTCTGGGCATTAGCGACAGATTGGCGCATAAAGTCATCTTTCATTTGGACTTTAATGCGGTCTTTAAAGTTTACATTGCTGGTTTTCATCGACATGTGTGATCTCCTTAGCGGCTCATCAGCACATCAACAATGTGCATTACTTTAACGGGTTTACCTTCACGGTTAATACGACCGCCAATGTTGATAAGGCAACTAATGTCGGCACCAATCAGGTAATCAGGTTCTACCGCTGAGATGTGGTGGACTTTTTCTTTTACCATCTCACCTGAAATTTCAGCCATTTTTACCGAGAAAGTACCACCAAACCCGCAACAGGTTTCTTGGTTTTCGATTGGAAGCATTTCTAGCCCTTCAACATTGGCTAGCAATTTCAGCGGTTCTTCACGCACATTTAATTTGCGGATTAAGCTACAAGATGGGTGATAGACAGCGCGACCTTCAAGACGAGCACCTACGTTTTCAACCCCTAAGGTGTTGACGATAAATTGAGTTAACTCAAATAAGCGGTCAGCCACTTTTTGGGCACGTTCAGCCCATTCAGGCTCATCTGCGAGGTATTCAGGGTATCGCTTAACAGAGGCTGCGCATGAACCCGCTGGGGTCACTATGGGTAAGTCATTACACTCAAACGCACGGATCAGGTTTTTCATTGCAGGCTTGCTGCTGTCAATGTAACCACTATTAAGAGAAGGTTGGCCACAGCAACCCTGTTGATCAGGGAAAATAACGTCACAACCAAGTTGCTCTAGTAACATGACTGTTTTTTTAGCGACTTCAGCTTTTACCGTGTCACATAGACAGGTGACAAAGAAGTTAACCTTCATACATTGCTCCAGTCGGTAGCATGGCTACCGTATAGTGATTCTAGCAACGCGCGTGGCGTTGTCTGTTTATAACCATCTCGATACTTACCTATTAGTATAAGAACGTATCGAGATGGACTAAAAGTCGGCCCCTGATGCGAGGCCGTTTATTGTGTGTCTTAAATAGTGTTGCAGGTGTAGCTTGTTATTATTATCAGGGTACGGATTGGTTCCTAATCGCTCCGAACGTCGCGTAGAGAGCAGGGTGTTATCGGTTAGATAAACACGCTCACCACGGCAACAATTGCACCATAAAGCACCATTGGAATAACGGTACGTTTAATGATGTAACCTTCTTTATTCGCAATACCTAAAATGGTTGATACTGCAATAATGTTGTTGATACACACCATGTTACCCATAGAGCCGCCTACCGACTGTAGGGCTAAGATAGTCGTCTCAGGTAAACCAACGGTGTGGGCGATGGTTTGTTGAATACCACCAAACGTTAGGTTTGATACTGTTGCTGAGCCAGAGAAAAATGCCCCTAGCGCACCAAGGTAAGATGCAAAGAACTGCCAGTTTGTGCCCATCAAATCTGAGAAAGCACGACCCGTTGTCATGATTGGTGAGTTCTCTCCACCCATCATCATGAACTTCACCATGATTAATGCACCGACAAGCGCAATAAATGGCATCTTGATACGGCTAGCCGTTTCGCTAAATACTTGTTTAACGACAGTACGTGGCAGTTTGAATACAGGGATAGAGATCAACACCACTAAGAAGAATGGAATAAGTGCTGGCACATAAAGTGTTTTGTATGCCCATGCTGTTTCAGTGCCCAGAATATTACTTAGTTTGATGATCAAGGCTTGGCTAATCGACAAGTCACCAAAGAACCCTAAGTTCAGGTTAAGTAGGGCTGTCGAGTCAGTCAGCATGCCTTTAA harbors:
- a CDS encoding LutB/LldF family L-lactate oxidation iron-sulfur protein, coding for MSMKTSNVNFKDRIKVQMKDDFMRQSVANAQTRMYANRQKAADKLGNWEEWREMGMDIRNHVLENLDYYLHQLSENVEKNGGQVFFASTAEEATSYVESIIQAKNAKKVVKSKSMVTEEINLNHVIERNGCEVVETDLGEYILQVDDCDPPSHIVVPALHKNRYQIRDIFQEKIGYQGSEDPEELTRYVRDYIRHDFLEADIGITGCNFAVAESGTVTLVTNEGNARLATSLPKTHIAVMGMERIVPTFEELDIVISLLCRSAVGLPLTGYVTALTGPREDGQTDGPEEFHLVIVDNGRSDILGSEFRDILRCVRCAACVNTCPAYRHIGGQSYGSIYSGPIGAVLSPLLGGYDDFKDLPYACSLCKACHDVCPVKIPLSDLLLKHRQKMGEEKVTPLTERASVGVFNFINARPILWDTTVRVGATMASGLIRNGKLPVNMGAISEWTEARDLPKPDGQSFRSWFKNRK
- a CDS encoding LutC/YkgG family protein, translating into MSQIHNRDSFLDNIAEKLGRPRQIEAVERPALKYICHQEVMADYSLDELKTALIDYTHTALGAHAVETTQAELTNTLAMVCEKYCTDETQDANAPAKVEETVLSADPRLLDLVNLDQLKTDTHHVHVWNPELGYAPNIEVAERAKVGVVFAEQALAESGTMVLYSNPAQGRAISLLPEASVFVVPKSTLVARLTQATAKLHEKAKNGERMPSCVNFISGPSSTADIELIKVVGVHGPVYATYVIIDDL
- a CDS encoding (Fe-S)-binding protein — its product is MKVNFFVTCLCDTVKAEVAKKTVMLLEQLGCDVIFPDQQGCCGQPSLNSGYIDSSKPAMKNLIRAFECNDLPIVTPAGSCAASVKRYPEYLADEPEWAERAQKVADRLFELTQFIVNTLGVENVGARLEGRAVYHPSCSLIRKLNVREEPLKLLANVEGLEMLPIENQETCCGFGGTFSVKMAEISGEMVKEKVHHISAVEPDYLIGADISCLINIGGRINREGKPVKVMHIVDVLMSR
- a CDS encoding LysR family transcriptional regulator, with translation MPQIDDLVLFTQVIEHGSFSKVAEINKITKSVVSKRISKLENELGVQLIYRTTRKLTLTEPGSVLFHRAKEINQVAQSAFDAVTGYSEALSGNIRVSVPTISGELLLAEALSDFCQSHPGLTIEMSMDNHFVDLVADNFDLVIRTGYLEDSSLIARHIFNSRWMICTSPKYIEQFGEPTTPKGLLHHNCLGYTQQSTGPFDWLFIRNSNENYTLKVSGNFASDNAAALKKAALKGNGIAYLPTCLIYDELQRGDLVEVLPKHSGKVVGIYAVYPYTKKPSKRIQALIEHIRERYMGIKERF